Part of the Plasmodium malariae genome assembly, chromosome: 9 genome is shown below.
aaatattaaaaagagagcaagaaaaaaaaatttggaaaGAGAGAATTGATGCTATTAAAAATTCATCTATCATCCCTGTATTCAAAGTCCCATTAGCATTTGGACCATACTTTCCAGGAGAAGTTTTcgatataaatatttataataaaaaatttatagatCTTATTGAATTAATATCTAATGAAGGTACCTTTGCCATTGCATCACCAtgtaaagataaaaatgatgatgataaaaTGTATGGTATTCATGTTAGAATATTAGAACAAAATAGTACTAATcagttttttaatataaaatgtgtaGCAAATTTCAgagttatattatataatataattcattttcatCAATATGACAATTATATTGCACATCATTCTCCTTTATTTGATGAAAATGTACGAGTAAAATTATTAGAGTATAGTTTGCTTGGGGTGATACCATTATCTTCATCAGTTGCTAACAGTACAGATGATGATAAGGATTGTATGCCACGTAGAGATAATATAATAGACGTTGGAAAGGAAAGAGTGAAAGCTCTAAAAAATCTATTAAATACTATAGAGGTCGAGGATGATATCAATTCTATTTCGTCTTATTATGAtgagtataaaaatataatgaatagtGCAGATGATAGTATAACTGAATATATTAATCTATACAATGCTGTAAAGTATTATTCTTGTGTTATATTTTCAAGGATTTGTTTACTGTGTATAAAATATCAACTGAATCGATTTGGAAATGCAGGTATTCGCTTATTTAATActaaatttagaaatattaaactTACTTCATCTGAGCCATCAAACGAAgaattagaaaatttttcCTATTCATTAAGTAGTGCAATCATATCAAGATCTATTCTTAAATGGAGATGGTTTACAATGACAAATACTAGTGAACGATTAGAAAGTATAAcacaatattttttgaaaaaaaaaaataaaagtatctTAGCCCTTGACAATTCGCGCTCACCACTTATCCATAGGCTTTTTATGTTAGATTCAATATCATCCTCCCTGTTAatcatcttttttattatatttattatttgtttaaagtattttttcCACTGATTAGTGCATATAAGTAtgattatatgtaaatgtaccaatctatgtatatatgtagtatatatgaatgtatatttctatttatacACTTTATAGTTAGCTCTCTTTGTGTATTACTGCTTCCTCTAGAATGGCATGCACATCGCTACCTtcatgttaaaaaaaaaaaaaaaaaatttttttttgtatttacatCACATTGGtatattcttcatattttaatgatgAATTCCCACATTAAATTTAACTCATATGTAAATATCACAAAACTTGcgatatattaatattttttttttgtctaaatgaaataaaaattttgatataCATCTATTTGTTTGATAAAGTCATATTACACCCTCCTATGAGATGTACTGGACAGACTGAGTTAGTGGTGGGTTGGGGTAGACGTTTCATAATAGCATTATCGCGTTATTGCATTGTCATATCATCATGATATCACATGGTACTCTCACCCATTTTCCGCAATTACCGTTGTTTTGTCCTATTCTTTTAGCTAAGTAATATATGAGATATTCTTTACGATTACTTTACACGTACGTTTTAAtcatctatatatttaaaataattaaaaaaaaaaaaaaaaaaaaggacagCTTTCACCATACCACATAAATGTGCATAAATTTTTACgttttccatatatttttccttttttagcATAAGACAGGTGAAAGATATAAGATATAAACTTGTGTTTGTGTTTATTAATCAAAGTTTTATTAAACTtcatagaaatatttttcctaCCATTATGGTGTTAAATAACTGTGATAAAAAGGAGCGAAGGGAAATGaacgaataaatatatagtaaaagtaaaactactacaaaatgaaataaagaagTACTAGGGGGTATACTCATAATCATATAGTGTGTTATTACTAAGTTAAATGGGATACTCAACTAACTGCCTAGTTCATCGGTTATAATTGTACTTTTTGTGTATAACAGTGAAATATATCAAACTGTCTGTTTTTCCTTATCACCTACTATTACAGGAGCACCTGAAACGGCTCTTGGTATTTCGGCTGTCTCTGTTctgtatatttttgtacttaaccatttatatgtttattcatttatttatttatatgtttaatcatttatttattttaatttttttttttatattaattttttaaaatatgcaaatatcAAATGAACTTTTATCGTTTAACTCATTGTTTACATCTTACGAATGACGAGACTCACAAATTTTGCCCTTTTCTCTTCTTCCATTTACTCATTTATTACTTCACATTGATATCCTTCCTTGCTTTTGCATAAATACAGAATTATGCACAcgtaaaaatgtacatacatacatacatacatgcatacataaatacatatgtacatactgATATACATACGAACACAcataaattcataaaaacCCAACGTTTGTACAAATACGTAATGGAATGCTttccaaatatatatgcattttttatcttaGCTTTGGTTCAGTTGCTAGATGAAAATCAGAGTGATTTACTAAAAtaatcttaaaaaaaattatcataaaaatgatttacTTCGAAGGTTTGTAGTCTTGCTTGTGCGATaaaaatggaacaaaaaggggaaaaataaaacttaaagggaaaaataaaacaaaaagggaataataaaacaaaaagggaataataaaacaaaaagggaataataaaacaaaaagggaaaaatataagcaaaaaGAAGCAacgaaaaaagtaaaaagagcATTCTGTTCGTACCAAaacacattttatttttcctttatattctttttataaataggtttataaacaaaaattattacaatgGATAACACGCATtgacaattattttttcaaatgtaGAGGCACTCACATAAATGACTTGATCATTTAAGTATCAAAACAATCTAGAGTATTTGTCACATTTCTTTACACATGCATaggtattattaaatatttttaagtatacTAAAAGAtaagcacaaaaaaaaaaaaaaaaaaaaaagaataaaaataagtggAATAAAAAGTGAGAGCAAAAGTGAAAACGAAAGTGAAAGCAATAGCAAAAGCAAAAGGGAGAagaaacatatttaaattaataattgcTGAATcagaaagaacaaaaaaggaacagaataaaagaaaaaataaaagtaaaataaaagaaaagataagaaagaaaagaagaagaggCTTATTTTCCTCATTGAAATTAATGTTATTACaacttcaatttttttcctttttttcaaattgaTAATTTATCATAGAATTCTGAGGAATAccctatttttaaatgtaataattatagtaattataaaaattatgaatattataaaaattataaaagtatgttattaaattttaataaatgtactGTTCAAATTATGACTGCGCTTAAAACTCATATCTGTTTTTTATTCCTACTTTAATGTACGAATGTGCATTTATTACATATCATTATGTATGCGCGTGTACATATCTGTGTAGTAGTGTTACGTGATAAGCACATACAATTAGTGcacatttatgtacatatatacccatgtacatatgtacgtgcgcatttatgtacatacatgtatgtacttatgtatacatttgtttatttcttccttttaGATGAATAATGTTCCTTTCAACTTCAATGCAAATGCCCCTTCGTACTACCCGGGAATGTTGTACAAAGCAGAAGAAGCGAACGAGGCAAAAGAGAATGAAATAGAACAAGTATTAAACATTTCAGATAATATAGAGGATACAAATGTAAACGATATAGAGGATAAGATAAGTAAAATAACACTGAATAGTGATGAGTCTAAAGAAGATATAGAAGAGTTACAGGAAGAAAGGatacaagaaaaaaagagtacTATGGTAGAAGTAGATTCAAGGCATCACttaaacttaatttttattggACATGTTGATGCAGGAAAGTCAACGGCTTGtggtaatatattatatatattaggatATGTTGATGATAGAActatagaaaaatatgaaagagaagcaaaggaaaaaaatagggAGAGCTGGTTTTTAGCATTTATTATGGATATTAATGAAGAAGAGagacaaaaaggaaaaactgTAGAAGTAGGAAGAGCACATTTTGAAACAAAGGACAGAAGATTTACAATTCTTGATGCTCCGggacataaaaattttattccaAATATGATTAGTGGTGCTGCTCAAGCTGATGTTGGTGTTTTAATTGTTTCCGCACGAAAGGGAGAATTTGAAACGGGTTTCGAGAGGGGTGGGCAAACCAGGG
Proteins encoded:
- the PmUG01_09032500 gene encoding RING zinc finger protein, putative, which gives rise to MNEQEEETNSDLEKEEGNTKKEDTKKIDSNKHISICNDKKQDEVGKMVSEVKKKKDRDQASQNDNTNTYDNMSELSNTYEDAKENESEILNKNINSGNINMENISVNNINMYIINRGATNGVSTNGVIANDDKCVNWGDKDHMVEILGQGEAKSNVLRNRFLKEKGGTNKDSNNDGNNSSGRKGIGENDQADVCASINNSSSSNRGERGEQSNTNAEQIPSDMECAICMKLLIIPVTIPCGHNFCRDCLEKAKEYKNSCPLCRSPMGDKKNINILLSELIKEKYPLTYAKRLEEIEILKREQEKKIWKERIDAIKNSSIIPVFKVPLAFGPYFPGEVFDINIYNKKFIDLIELISNEGTFAIASPCKDKNDDDKMYGIHVRILEQNSTNQFFNIKCVANFRVILYNIIHFHQYDNYIAHHSPLFDENVRVKLLEYSLLGVIPLSSSVANSTDDDKDCMPRRDNIIDVGKERVKALKNLLNTIEVEDDINSISSYYDEYKNIMNSADDSITEYINLYNAVKYYSCVIFSRICLLCIKYQLNRFGNAGIRLFNTKFRNIKLTSSEPSNEELENFSYSLSSAIISRSILKWRWFTMTNTSERLESITQYFLKKKNKSILALDNSRSPLIHRLFMLDSISSSLLIIFFIIFIICLKYFFH